From Candidatus Manganitrophus morganii, the proteins below share one genomic window:
- the prmC gene encoding peptide chain release factor N(5)-glutamine methyltransferase, producing the protein MTKEKTISELLGQGTAFLEAHGIALPRREAELLLCALLSCRRIDLYVEPARPIETDQEGLFQSYLTRRARREPIQYIIGQVDFCGLSLSVRPGVFIPRPETELIVERARTISPAPCRILDLCTGSGALAIALAKEFPHAHVVATDIDETPLDIARANAEGHSCLSQIRFIQGDLLAPLRMGDNRFDLIVCNPPYIPEHDRAALPAEVRDHEPSRALFAPEEGTAFYRRILREAPSFLTQEGSLLFELGARQAAWFQAYAAQETMFSATFLQDLAGIDRIAFCRRRGADG; encoded by the coding sequence ATGACAAAAGAAAAAACGATCTCCGAACTTCTCGGCCAAGGAACCGCTTTCCTCGAAGCGCACGGAATCGCCTTGCCCCGGCGGGAGGCCGAGCTGCTCCTCTGCGCACTTCTCTCCTGCCGTCGAATCGATCTATATGTAGAACCTGCGCGGCCGATCGAGACCGATCAAGAGGGCCTCTTTCAATCCTATTTAACGCGGCGCGCCCGGCGCGAGCCGATCCAATACATTATCGGTCAGGTCGATTTTTGCGGGCTCTCCCTTTCGGTCCGCCCCGGGGTTTTTATTCCCCGGCCCGAAACCGAGCTGATCGTCGAGAGGGCGCGCACGATCTCGCCTGCTCCCTGTCGTATTCTCGATCTTTGCACCGGGAGCGGGGCGCTGGCGATTGCGCTGGCAAAAGAATTTCCCCACGCTCACGTTGTTGCAACCGATATCGATGAAACACCGCTCGACATTGCCCGGGCCAATGCGGAAGGCCATTCCTGTCTCTCACAGATTCGTTTTATCCAGGGAGACCTCCTCGCGCCGTTGCGAATGGGGGATAACCGTTTTGATCTCATCGTCTGCAATCCCCCTTATATTCCGGAGCATGACCGCGCTGCCCTTCCAGCCGAAGTACGGGATCATGAACCGTCACGGGCGCTCTTTGCGCCGGAGGAGGGAACCGCCTTTTATCGGCGTATTCTGAGGGAAGCCCCTTCTTTTCTCACGCAAGAAGGATCTCTCCTCTTTGAACTGGGTGCGAGGCAGGCGGCCTGGTTCCAAGCATATGCCGCGCAGGAGACGATGTTTAGCGCAACCTTCCTCCAAGATCTGGCCGGGATCGATCGGATCGCCTTCTGCCGGAGACGAGGCGCCGATGGATAA
- the rpmE gene encoding 50S ribosomal protein L31 has protein sequence MKPAIHPEYKEVEITCACGAVLKSKSTRGEIRLEICASCHPFFTGTQKIIDTEGRVERFKKKYAKK, from the coding sequence ATGAAACCAGCCATTCACCCCGAATATAAAGAGGTGGAGATCACCTGTGCGTGCGGGGCGGTGCTCAAATCGAAGTCGACCCGAGGCGAAATCCGCCTTGAGATTTGCGCCTCCTGCCATCCTTTCTTCACCGGGACCCAGAAGATCATCGATACCGAGGGCCGCGTCGAACGGTTCAAGAAGAAATACGCGAAGAAATAG
- the prfA gene encoding peptide chain release factor 1, with protein MTDKLEGIFKKYEVLGAQLSDPKVLANPKEQIRLAKERSEYVETIQQYETYKSLLKEIAEADEVRRDLTAEAELREMAESEWNTLQQKKEAQEAILRRLLIPKNPLDDRNLFLEIRAGTGGNEAGLFASDLLRMYMKYAEKRGWKVEMMDSSETGIGGLKEVVLSVAGKGAYRHFQYESGVHRVQRVPETEASGRIHTSTVTVAVIPEAEEVDIHIDQKDLRIDTFCSSGPGGQSVNTTYSAVRITHLPTNLVVSCQDERSQLKNRTKAMRILRSRLLEVERAKQEAEIAKNRKSQVGTGERSEKIRTYNFKENRVTDHRINLSLYQLDQVLQGELDSLVQPLIADDEAKQLAES; from the coding sequence TTGACAGATAAGCTGGAAGGAATCTTTAAAAAATACGAAGTGCTCGGCGCTCAGCTGTCCGACCCGAAGGTGCTGGCGAATCCGAAGGAGCAAATTCGTCTCGCGAAAGAACGGTCTGAATACGTGGAAACGATCCAGCAATACGAGACCTACAAGTCGCTTCTCAAAGAAATCGCGGAGGCCGATGAAGTCCGGCGGGATCTGACGGCGGAGGCGGAATTGCGCGAAATGGCGGAGTCTGAGTGGAATACGCTTCAGCAGAAGAAAGAGGCGCAGGAAGCCATTCTCAGAAGACTCCTTATTCCGAAAAATCCGCTGGATGATCGGAATCTCTTTCTCGAGATCCGCGCCGGGACGGGAGGCAACGAGGCGGGCCTCTTCGCGTCGGACCTTCTCCGAATGTACATGAAATATGCCGAGAAGAGAGGCTGGAAGGTGGAGATGATGGACTCCAGCGAAACCGGAATCGGCGGCCTCAAGGAAGTGGTTCTCTCGGTCGCCGGGAAGGGGGCGTATCGTCATTTTCAATACGAAAGCGGCGTTCATCGCGTTCAGCGGGTACCGGAGACGGAAGCGAGCGGGCGGATTCATACCTCCACCGTGACGGTCGCGGTCATCCCAGAAGCGGAAGAGGTCGATATTCATATCGACCAGAAAGACCTGAGGATCGATACCTTCTGCTCTTCCGGACCGGGCGGCCAGAGCGTCAATACGACCTATTCCGCCGTCCGGATCACCCATCTTCCGACCAACCTCGTCGTTTCCTGCCAGGATGAGCGATCCCAATTAAAAAACCGAACCAAGGCGATGCGGATCCTCCGATCCCGCCTGCTGGAAGTCGAGCGGGCGAAGCAAGAGGCGGAGATTGCAAAAAACAGGAAATCCCAGGTCGGGACCGGAGAGCGAAGCGAGAAAATTCGCACCTACAATTTTAAGGAAAACAGGGTGACCGATCATCGGATCAACCTCTCCCTCTACCAACTCGATCAGGTTCTTCAGGGAGAGCTGGACTCCCTTGTTCAGCCTCTCATCGCCGATGATGAGGCAAAGCAATTGGCCGAATCGTAA